AAAAATTTTCCGGCAAATGGCATTTATCATTTCTTTCATAGGATGGTAATGAAAAAGGATTATTATTATCCCTTCCTGATCTCATTACTTTTTTTAATTACAAAATTATGTATGTCACCAAGGGTCCTGATATCACGGATATCCTTTTCTTCGGTTATTTTAAATTTGAATGCATTTTCAAGTACAATAACCATATCAACCATATCAAGGCTGTCCAGTTCGAGGTTATCAAAAAGATGTGCGCCAGGGTGCATCTTGTCTTTATCCAGCTCAAACTCCTTAACCAGGGCACTGTTTATGGTATCTATAATTTCATCATTAGTCATGCTCACAGCTCCGTATAATCAGACATGAATTTACCCCTCCAAGGGCAAAATTATTCTTTAAAACACATTTAATATCCCTTGTTTCCAAGGATTTAACAAGGTTTACTATCTTGCATAAATCATCAATATTTTCAAGGTTTAATGTTGGTATTACCTCTTTTCTTTTTATCATATGGATAGAGGCGATCAATTCAAGGCTTCCGCTTGCGGCCATTGTATGGCCAATATGTCCTTTAAGACTGCTTACAGGGACATTCGCGCCAAAAACCTCGTATATTGCCCTGCTCTCTTCAATATCCCCCTGTATG
The DNA window shown above is from Desulfatiglans sp. and carries:
- a CDS encoding acyl carrier protein, with translation MTNDEIIDTINSALVKEFELDKDKMHPGAHLFDNLELDSLDMVDMVIVLENAFKFKITEEKDIRDIRTLGDIHNFVIKKSNEIRKG